In a single window of the Synechococcus sp. WH 8016 genome:
- a CDS encoding glycosyltransferase family 4 protein, translating to MQCCLLALHRVGPYHHSRFQAASYLIDLHVLETRPESQEYPWKFQAEAFYGLHQLSGQPTPEADAACSVLDQQLDALLDRLRPKVVISVGWADRAYQRLLIACHKRRIPVALVSDSRQRDKPRDGGKEWLKRQLLRGYSSAFVAGRESYAYLIKLGFPSDLICQPWDVVDNDLFAAVSTQHVSEPSTRPHFLCVSRFVKKKNHRGLLAAFAAYQRQGGAWGLRLIGSGPLERELRHAISQLPHPDSVTLQLFQQLSDLTASYAQASAFVLASSTDQWGLVVNEAMAAGLPCLVSIYCGCAVDLIDHGRTGWSFDPRDPQALAALMQLAERQSPLERAAMQQAARERLDGFSLRVFVEGIQLLLQYSCDNPRWSWRAALLADFLSHV from the coding sequence ATGCAGTGCTGTTTATTAGCCCTCCATCGGGTTGGGCCCTATCACCATTCCCGTTTTCAGGCCGCTTCGTATCTGATCGATTTACACGTGTTGGAAACCCGTCCTGAATCGCAGGAATATCCTTGGAAGTTTCAGGCTGAAGCTTTTTATGGCCTGCATCAGCTCAGCGGGCAGCCCACTCCAGAGGCCGATGCAGCTTGTAGCGTTCTTGATCAACAGCTCGATGCACTGCTGGATCGCTTGCGACCAAAGGTAGTGATAAGTGTTGGCTGGGCTGACCGCGCTTATCAAAGGTTGCTGATCGCATGCCACAAGCGCCGCATCCCGGTGGCGCTTGTGAGCGACAGCCGCCAGCGCGATAAACCCCGCGATGGGGGTAAAGAATGGCTCAAGCGCCAACTTCTGCGTGGCTATTCTTCCGCATTTGTAGCAGGCAGAGAAAGCTACGCCTATCTCATCAAACTAGGGTTTCCCTCTGATTTGATCTGTCAACCTTGGGATGTGGTGGACAACGACCTTTTCGCTGCTGTGTCAACCCAGCATGTGTCTGAACCCTCTACACGCCCTCATTTTCTCTGCGTCAGCCGCTTCGTTAAGAAGAAAAATCATCGTGGTCTTCTCGCTGCCTTCGCCGCCTACCAGCGTCAGGGTGGTGCCTGGGGCTTGAGGCTGATTGGTTCTGGACCACTTGAACGAGAATTGCGCCATGCCATCTCTCAATTGCCTCATCCTGATAGCGTCACACTTCAGCTCTTTCAGCAGTTATCTGATCTAACAGCTAGCTATGCCCAGGCTTCTGCATTTGTACTTGCTAGCAGTACAGATCAATGGGGCCTAGTTGTCAATGAAGCTATGGCGGCAGGCCTCCCTTGCCTGGTGAGTATCTATTGCGGCTGTGCTGTGGATCTGATTGACCATGGCCGCACCGGTTGGTCCTTTGATCCCCGCGATCCGCAGGCTCTAGCTGCATTGATGCAGCTAGCCGAGCGTCAATCACCGCTGGAGCGGGCTGCCATGCAGCAGGCTGCACGCGAGCGGCTTGACGGCTTTTCCCTGCGGGTCTTTGTTGAGGGTATTCAATTGTTGTTGCAATATTCCTGCGATAATCCTCGCTGGTCATGGCGAGCCGCCTTGTTGGCCGATTTTCTTTCTCATGTCTGA
- a CDS encoding methyltransferase domain-containing protein — protein MLLARLPLSRSIASICLKSRLAESGSSNWQILNNLKNTRARYGDIIRGLPLPSGSVRQLYSSHVIEHLPLAATQKALRECHRLLASDGLFRLVVPNLRYFIDRYVYASDHDHDIKAAISFCLDSGMGSPAWGPLWGRIRGDRHHLMHDASSISSLLREAGFSDVRPAKYADSKYDFSAVETPERWCEPENIGFECRR, from the coding sequence TTGTTGCTCGCTCGGTTGCCGCTGTCCCGTTCAATAGCTTCAATTTGTCTGAAGTCTCGTCTCGCAGAGTCGGGAAGCAGCAACTGGCAAATACTAAATAATCTGAAAAATACGCGCGCTCGTTACGGAGATATCATTCGTGGTTTGCCTCTGCCTAGTGGAAGTGTGCGTCAACTTTATTCAAGTCATGTAATTGAACATTTGCCTCTTGCTGCCACGCAAAAAGCACTTAGGGAATGCCATCGCCTGCTGGCCTCCGATGGTCTCTTTCGCTTGGTTGTTCCAAATCTGCGTTATTTTATTGACAGATATGTTTATGCCTCAGATCATGATCACGACATCAAAGCGGCTATTTCTTTCTGTCTAGATAGCGGCATGGGCAGCCCTGCCTGGGGTCCGCTTTGGGGTCGCATTCGCGGAGATCGCCACCACCTAATGCACGATGCCTCCTCCATATCTTCTCTTCTTCGGGAAGCAGGCTTTTCCGATGTACGCCCTGCTAAGTATGCCGATAGTAAGTATGACTTTTCTGCAGTAGAAACTCCAGAACGCTGGTGCGAGCCTGAGAATATTGGTTTTGAATGTCGCCGCTGA
- a CDS encoding glycosyltransferase family 4 protein — protein MTPRYLVCCGDATDIATWSSTPYFLLQAGLKQKLLCGGLDLHPKHLKLQRRLWNLKQLLITGKAGGYQYSSGFTKTLLDQALLKPDQSLRLLSHFPLLPCHPWPSAWRVDFYIDATTHQVFDHYGSGKHLAAGYRRQVLERERNAYLQAGSIVCMAQWSADSVINDYCIDPAKVHVVPGGANIDEIRLAKLPLGPPPTAPCVEQPLRLGFLGKEWKRKGGPFLLELADALQQKDIPTVIRAIGPDPSSLPAHPALQPLGFIDKQSDTVRFIAELRSWHFGTLFSEVEAFGISNRECLRLGVPVLAHDVGGINSTLPFSACGQLFKSHPSPVEVAEWIAVKLYNYTNYLAWRAELATHYQEFTWELSVRKLSKIVLN, from the coding sequence ATGACTCCTCGTTACTTGGTCTGTTGTGGCGATGCCACCGATATCGCTACGTGGAGCAGTACTCCTTATTTCCTTCTGCAGGCAGGCCTAAAGCAGAAGCTGCTCTGCGGCGGTCTTGATCTACACCCCAAACACCTGAAGCTCCAACGTCGGCTCTGGAACCTCAAGCAATTACTCATTACTGGCAAGGCTGGTGGTTATCAGTACAGCTCTGGCTTCACCAAAACCCTCCTGGACCAGGCCCTTCTAAAGCCTGATCAAAGCCTACGTCTGCTAAGTCATTTCCCCCTGCTGCCATGCCACCCCTGGCCGTCGGCCTGGCGTGTTGATTTCTACATCGATGCCACTACCCACCAAGTGTTTGATCACTACGGCAGTGGTAAGCACCTGGCTGCTGGATATCGCCGCCAAGTGTTGGAGCGGGAACGTAATGCGTACCTGCAAGCCGGCTCGATCGTGTGTATGGCGCAATGGTCCGCTGATTCGGTGATCAACGACTACTGCATTGATCCTGCCAAGGTGCATGTGGTTCCCGGCGGAGCCAACATCGATGAGATTCGGCTTGCAAAGCTGCCGCTCGGGCCGCCACCAACAGCGCCGTGTGTCGAACAGCCCCTGCGCCTCGGCTTCCTTGGCAAGGAGTGGAAACGCAAGGGAGGCCCTTTCCTGCTCGAACTCGCAGACGCCTTGCAGCAAAAAGATATTCCCACAGTTATCCGCGCAATCGGCCCCGATCCGTCTTCTTTACCAGCACATCCGGCCCTGCAGCCCCTAGGCTTCATTGACAAACAATCAGACACCGTCCGCTTCATAGCTGAGCTTCGCAGTTGGCATTTCGGTACACTTTTTTCTGAAGTCGAAGCTTTCGGTATCTCCAACCGAGAATGTTTGCGATTAGGTGTTCCAGTGCTTGCCCATGATGTCGGAGGCATTAATTCCACCCTGCCTTTTTCCGCTTGTGGCCAATTGTTCAAATCTCATCCCAGTCCAGTTGAGGTTGCTGAGTGGATAGCTGTAAAGCTTTACAATTATACGAACTATCTCGCGTGGAGAGCCGAGTTGGCTACGCATTATCAAGAGTTCACCTGGGAACTCTCGGTGCGAAAGCTATCTAAAATAGTTTTAAATTAA
- a CDS encoding glycosyltransferase — protein sequence MNGKSASVCVHVLATLSEGGNEVLARTLIRNWSVDQKHVIAIIGRQDGPMRADFEALGSLNFLPAGWPVSWSKLKLTWNWLGEVQPEFIVCYTFNIQASLLCWLANIRGVKRVVMRVGNPPPDTSRDRRRWRWLIRLCRWSYVPLISCSKAVHDQLSILARLPEGSRPILNGCDVSGIWARSQACCVERPPGDLKRVLMVARLDPIKDQATLLRAFAATSPDGWQLQLVGEGPDRVLLEGLARDLGLVPSQVFLGRRSDIPELLGQADLFAFSTTFAEGFGIVLIEAMAAGLPIIASDVPACREVLRDGAAGELLPSGDVSAWAERLEGLMVSASQRDALSDMARSHANRYDIRITAERWCRLLSAESL from the coding sequence ATGAATGGTAAGTCTGCTTCGGTTTGTGTTCACGTATTGGCCACCTTGTCTGAAGGTGGAAACGAGGTATTGGCTCGAACGCTGATCCGAAATTGGTCAGTTGATCAAAAACATGTTATTGCGATTATTGGGCGGCAGGATGGCCCCATGCGAGCTGATTTCGAAGCACTCGGCTCGCTGAATTTCTTGCCGGCTGGCTGGCCTGTGAGTTGGTCCAAATTGAAATTAACTTGGAACTGGTTGGGAGAAGTGCAGCCAGAATTCATTGTCTGTTACACCTTTAACATTCAAGCTTCGCTGCTGTGTTGGTTGGCCAATATTCGCGGGGTCAAAAGGGTTGTAATGCGAGTTGGAAATCCCCCACCTGATACTTCCAGAGATCGCCGTCGGTGGCGTTGGTTGATTCGCTTGTGCAGGTGGTCTTACGTACCGCTGATAAGTTGCTCGAAAGCTGTGCATGATCAACTTTCCATTCTTGCAAGGCTGCCTGAAGGATCCCGCCCGATTTTGAATGGTTGTGATGTTTCTGGAATCTGGGCGCGTTCCCAAGCTTGCTGTGTTGAACGCCCTCCTGGTGATTTGAAGCGAGTGCTGATGGTGGCTAGACTCGACCCAATAAAGGATCAAGCCACCCTGCTACGGGCCTTTGCCGCCACCAGTCCCGATGGTTGGCAATTGCAGCTGGTGGGCGAAGGTCCTGATCGCGTTTTGCTTGAAGGGCTGGCCCGCGATCTGGGGCTGGTTCCATCGCAGGTTTTCCTTGGCCGCCGCAGCGACATTCCTGAATTGCTCGGCCAGGCGGATCTGTTTGCCTTCTCCACCACCTTTGCAGAGGGCTTTGGGATTGTGCTGATCGAAGCAATGGCAGCTGGTTTGCCGATCATTGCCAGCGATGTGCCCGCCTGCCGTGAAGTGTTGCGGGATGGTGCCGCCGGCGAGTTGCTGCCGTCCGGTGATGTGTCGGCTTGGGCAGAGCGCTTGGAGGGCTTGATGGTTTCTGCCAGTCAACGTGATGCCCTTTCTGATATGGCGCGTTCCCATGCGAATCGTTACGACATCCGCATCACTGCGGAGCGGTGGTGCCGGTTGTTGAGTGCTGAATCGTTATGA
- a CDS encoding FkbM family methyltransferase, translating into MKFLYLVELKTILAKIARKVNRLSSFIFGATIWSAILKTECGFKLYNNIQENDYLPSSALNFMIGLNRYAERAALYKQGAFIKTKCNGNIVRLPILSNKSHWQFFQSYRWHDPFYAELICIVLETEQRGVFIDVGANQGLRSIDPLDIGWEVHAIEPNKEKIHFLSEIYSINEFNESSSLSIHACCAGPAKGRTELHIDESSYLSQVTQCLDGSFESTHKILCDMNTVADIIRDCEIKPSRVVAKIDTEGFEIEVIKGINDYLSQFKALFVELNPRNTSLFLELTKSAEECLWIDNKNYKLVDLRKKPPMHQVDVIVINRLSAMTLSKLEQFSEKRKP; encoded by the coding sequence ATGAAATTTTTGTATCTGGTAGAACTAAAAACGATTTTAGCAAAGATCGCTAGAAAAGTTAATCGTCTAAGCTCATTCATTTTTGGAGCTACGATATGGTCAGCAATTTTAAAAACTGAATGCGGATTCAAGCTTTATAACAATATCCAGGAAAATGATTATTTGCCAAGTTCAGCGCTGAACTTCATGATCGGACTCAACAGGTATGCAGAGAGAGCGGCTCTTTACAAGCAAGGGGCTTTCATTAAAACTAAATGTAATGGTAATATCGTGCGATTACCTATATTGTCAAACAAGTCACATTGGCAGTTTTTTCAATCTTATCGCTGGCACGATCCATTTTATGCAGAACTAATTTGTATTGTTCTTGAAACCGAACAGCGAGGGGTCTTTATTGATGTAGGCGCAAATCAAGGACTGCGCAGCATCGACCCCCTGGACATTGGCTGGGAAGTACATGCTATCGAGCCCAACAAGGAGAAAATTCACTTTTTAAGCGAAATTTATAGCATTAACGAATTTAATGAAAGTTCAAGTCTCAGTATTCATGCTTGCTGTGCTGGGCCTGCAAAAGGGAGAACAGAATTACATATTGACGAATCGTCTTACTTGTCACAGGTTACTCAATGCCTGGACGGATCTTTCGAAAGTACTCATAAAATTTTATGCGATATGAATACGGTCGCCGACATTATTCGAGATTGCGAGATTAAACCATCACGGGTTGTTGCAAAGATTGACACAGAAGGATTTGAGATCGAGGTCATTAAAGGCATCAATGACTATTTAAGCCAATTTAAGGCGCTTTTTGTGGAGCTCAACCCTCGAAATACAAGCTTGTTCCTTGAGTTGACAAAATCCGCAGAAGAGTGCTTATGGATCGACAATAAAAATTATAAGCTTGTCGACCTGAGAAAGAAGCCTCCGATGCATCAAGTCGATGTTATTGTCATAAACAGACTTTCGGCGATGACCCTGTCTAAGTTAGAACAGTTTTCAGAAAAACGTAAGCCTTGA
- a CDS encoding glycosyltransferase, translating to MRTRPLLIVITSLVAEGCPQLALQLACHLKEQGQPVELLCLRNKPEDLRPEFESINVSIFTLDLGRGLVRYPKLAFLIFKRCWHLRPVAVLSFPLGWHAFIAFGARLAGVRRVCAHVGNLPPVWSGYAFVKMKLLVQLGRPFTHRLLCCSSYIRDATVRDFSVATREARTVFNACDLQRFAVSKCRTLLPNKPPRLGMVARLEQHKNQPCLIRAVALLRDQGVQADLWLVGEGSQRPKLESLIADLQLGSQVQLLGSRRDIPALLSQLDLFVFAARPDEGFGIALAEAMAAGVPIVATDVGACREVLNGDQCGLLVEPNSPQALADGIRQALADPEATRQRAAAARERALRDFSVAMMAQAYGEELGLFVDH from the coding sequence ATGCGTACGCGACCTCTTTTGATTGTTATAACCTCTCTTGTGGCAGAAGGTTGTCCTCAGCTTGCTTTGCAGCTCGCTTGTCATCTTAAAGAGCAGGGTCAGCCGGTAGAGCTTCTTTGTCTGCGGAATAAACCTGAGGATCTGCGGCCTGAGTTCGAATCAATAAACGTATCAATCTTTACATTGGATTTGGGTCGTGGCCTTGTCCGTTACCCGAAATTAGCTTTTTTAATTTTTAAAAGATGTTGGCATCTAAGGCCTGTGGCCGTGTTGAGTTTTCCTTTGGGATGGCATGCTTTTATCGCGTTTGGAGCACGACTTGCTGGAGTTCGGCGCGTGTGCGCTCATGTTGGTAATTTACCGCCGGTGTGGTCGGGGTATGCCTTCGTAAAAATGAAATTGCTTGTGCAACTAGGTCGGCCCTTTACGCATCGTTTGCTTTGCTGTTCCTCATATATCCGCGATGCCACAGTGCGTGATTTCAGTGTTGCCACTAGGGAGGCGCGTACTGTGTTTAATGCTTGTGACCTTCAACGGTTTGCAGTTTCAAAATGTCGCACTTTACTTCCTAATAAGCCGCCTAGACTCGGTATGGTTGCTCGGTTGGAGCAGCACAAAAATCAGCCCTGCCTAATCCGAGCAGTAGCTCTCCTACGTGATCAGGGAGTTCAGGCCGATCTCTGGTTGGTCGGTGAGGGGAGCCAGCGACCTAAGTTAGAGTCTCTGATCGCCGATCTCCAGCTGGGTTCTCAGGTGCAGCTGCTCGGCAGTCGCCGGGATATCCCTGCTTTGCTTAGTCAGTTGGATCTGTTTGTTTTTGCAGCCCGGCCTGATGAAGGATTTGGGATCGCGTTAGCTGAAGCAATGGCTGCTGGTGTGCCGATCGTGGCTACCGATGTAGGCGCCTGTCGTGAAGTACTCAATGGTGATCAGTGTGGCCTGTTGGTCGAGCCGAACAGCCCCCAGGCTCTGGCTGATGGAATCCGCCAGGCGTTGGCGGATCCAGAGGCAACCCGGCAGAGGGCCGCCGCTGCCAGAGAGCGAGCGCTGCGCGACTTCAGCGTGGCGATGATGGCACAGGCTTACGGCGAGGAGCTGGGCTTGTTCGTCGATCACTAG
- a CDS encoding class I SAM-dependent methyltransferase → MSTKGSPIAGCCPVCKSAETELVACHVSENLGFLGNRYCYIRCNRCSIISQDPLPSWILLDDYYKKIDARQQAKYSSDWGRSFLAKVKKHQQRQRTISLKQLIRYFATAGEQLYPYWGQLKPGPIVDLGAGSGGFCIEAGRRGFEVFGIEQSNSSVSLASQMGVDLIQADLAAPVARVLIAKASNVVMNHVFEHVLNPEQFLLNLETTMKSGARLIIMIPNPFSIWRFVFGRRWYGWDPPVHVHHYSMKALSDILGRTGFEVLKLRSVRRNDSLFAALNHAGFKQRFLIFPARILMIFVMPILASMGLGPELVCIARVRRVSCCDDSSDLTT, encoded by the coding sequence ATGAGTACAAAAGGGTCACCAATCGCAGGATGTTGTCCTGTTTGTAAAAGTGCCGAGACGGAGTTAGTCGCTTGCCATGTATCTGAAAACTTAGGTTTTTTAGGTAATCGCTATTGCTATATTCGCTGTAATAGATGTTCGATTATTAGTCAGGATCCGCTTCCATCTTGGATTTTGCTTGATGATTACTATAAAAAGATCGATGCAAGGCAGCAAGCCAAGTATTCATCGGATTGGGGTCGTTCATTTCTGGCTAAAGTAAAAAAACACCAGCAGAGACAACGCACTATATCGCTTAAGCAATTAATTCGTTATTTTGCGACGGCAGGAGAACAACTATACCCTTATTGGGGTCAACTTAAACCAGGTCCAATTGTCGATCTTGGTGCTGGATCAGGCGGTTTCTGCATTGAAGCAGGTAGGCGCGGATTTGAAGTTTTTGGTATTGAGCAATCAAATTCTTCGGTTAGTTTAGCTAGTCAAATGGGTGTTGATTTGATTCAAGCGGATCTTGCTGCACCAGTGGCTCGCGTCTTAATAGCGAAAGCATCAAATGTTGTGATGAATCATGTCTTCGAGCATGTTTTAAATCCGGAGCAATTTTTGCTGAATCTTGAGACAACTATGAAATCTGGTGCTCGCCTAATTATCATGATTCCTAATCCTTTTTCGATTTGGCGATTTGTTTTTGGCCGGCGATGGTACGGGTGGGATCCACCAGTCCATGTCCATCATTACTCTATGAAGGCTTTGAGCGATATTCTTGGCAGAACTGGTTTTGAAGTCTTAAAGTTGCGTTCTGTTCGTCGCAACGACTCACTTTTTGCTGCGCTTAATCATGCTGGTTTTAAGCAACGCTTCTTGATTTTTCCGGCCAGAATTTTGATGATTTTTGTGATGCCAATTTTGGCTTCGATGGGACTTGGCCCCGAGCTAGTATGTATTGCAAGAGTTAGACGTGTCTCTTGTTGTGATGATAGTTCTGATTTAACCACTTAG
- a CDS encoding glycosyltransferase: protein MQVASTALNIPGFKQLLDDFKPDVVHLHSFSDRCGLSHAYAAKAVGAQLVVSVHAPGFSCMNGTLIDASGKICDGVLRKRRCTRCRLHYAGLPRWLAAAVALQGGWPMSAETPGAWAHVLTWKQLTGEFHAAWQELTYLADSIFVLAAWSRDVLLRQGIAAEKVHLIRTAGPPPLLPRKRTPMQDGILRLVYWGRCHSVKGLHLVIEAILDLPLDASVQIDFYGPDWNDTYGQQLLRRIDGDQRFRVLGPLPKEKLLPKLQTYDLAVVPSTWLETGPLTVLEAFAAGLPVAGSNLGGIKELLEGVDGCFRLPLEVVAWRRLFIELMTNPRILSRFSSPSSRQFSHIANEMFSHYGYSK from the coding sequence ATGCAAGTTGCATCTACCGCTCTTAACATCCCAGGTTTCAAACAGTTACTAGATGATTTTAAGCCTGATGTTGTACACCTTCACTCATTTAGCGATCGCTGTGGGCTCAGTCATGCTTATGCTGCAAAAGCTGTTGGGGCACAGCTTGTAGTTTCTGTGCATGCACCAGGCTTCAGCTGTATGAATGGCACCTTGATCGATGCTAGCGGCAAAATTTGTGATGGAGTTCTTCGTAAACGGCGTTGTACTCGTTGCCGCCTCCATTACGCCGGTCTACCGCGATGGCTAGCAGCTGCGGTAGCTTTGCAGGGGGGGTGGCCAATGTCTGCTGAGACTCCCGGAGCTTGGGCTCATGTTCTAACCTGGAAACAATTGACTGGTGAATTTCATGCCGCCTGGCAAGAGTTAACTTATCTTGCAGATTCTATTTTTGTTCTTGCAGCTTGGAGCCGAGATGTACTCCTTCGTCAGGGTATTGCAGCTGAGAAAGTTCATCTGATCCGCACGGCAGGTCCTCCACCATTGTTGCCTCGTAAGCGAACCCCCATGCAGGATGGTATTTTGCGCTTGGTTTATTGGGGGCGTTGTCATTCAGTTAAGGGTTTGCATTTGGTGATTGAGGCGATTCTTGATCTGCCTCTTGATGCTTCTGTGCAAATCGATTTTTATGGACCTGATTGGAATGACACTTATGGCCAACAATTGCTTCGCCGCATTGATGGTGATCAACGCTTTCGTGTGCTAGGTCCTCTTCCTAAAGAAAAGTTGCTCCCCAAGTTGCAGACTTACGATCTTGCTGTTGTACCTTCCACTTGGCTTGAAACAGGGCCTCTTACTGTATTGGAAGCTTTTGCTGCCGGATTACCTGTTGCTGGCAGTAATTTAGGTGGAATTAAAGAGCTACTTGAGGGCGTCGACGGGTGTTTTCGATTGCCGCTTGAAGTAGTGGCGTGGCGGCGGCTTTTTATAGAGCTCATGACGAATCCACGCATTCTCTCGCGATTTAGCTCACCCTCTTCCAGACAGTTCAGTCATATTGCCAATGAAATGTTCTCTCATTATGGGTATTCAAAATGA
- a CDS encoding acetyltransferase, producing the protein MSHLVVSKLLVLGAGGHAKVVAETALASGHVSDICFLDDHFYNSTQEALTLGRPVLGPLDFVFEKACIDEYSEVVVAIGHATTRLRWIKSLIAAGYSLPSVVHPTAFVSPSVQIGPASVVFAHVAMQAQASIGMGVILNTGCSIDHDCKLDDAVHICPGARLAGEVHVGKRSWIGIGASVINQIRIGSDVTIGAGAAVVTDIPDGITAVGVPARPLSRN; encoded by the coding sequence TTGAGTCATTTAGTTGTGAGTAAATTACTTGTTTTGGGTGCTGGCGGCCATGCAAAGGTTGTAGCGGAGACGGCTCTTGCTTCCGGGCATGTTTCTGATATTTGTTTTCTAGATGACCATTTTTATAATTCAACGCAGGAAGCCTTAACTCTTGGCCGGCCTGTTCTTGGTCCTCTTGATTTCGTTTTTGAGAAAGCATGTATTGATGAATATTCTGAGGTTGTTGTTGCGATTGGTCATGCAACTACTCGTCTGCGTTGGATTAAATCATTGATTGCCGCAGGCTATTCCCTGCCCTCTGTGGTCCATCCCACAGCCTTCGTTTCTCCATCTGTGCAAATTGGTCCTGCTTCTGTGGTATTCGCGCACGTTGCTATGCAGGCTCAGGCTTCTATTGGCATGGGTGTGATTCTCAATACTGGTTGTAGTATTGATCATGATTGCAAACTTGATGATGCGGTTCACATCTGTCCTGGCGCTCGTCTTGCTGGTGAGGTGCATGTTGGGAAACGAAGCTGGATAGGCATTGGCGCTTCTGTGATAAACCAGATACGCATAGGATCTGATGTGACTATTGGTGCTGGTGCTGCTGTAGTAACTGACATTCCTGATGGGATCACTGCCGTAGGCGTTCCTGCGCGACCTCTGTCCAGAAACTGA